The sequence AGCAGGTCCCCTGTCGGGACCACTTGTGAGGGCACCGTCACCGCACCCTTCCAGCGCAGGACGACCGAGGCGTTGCCCGCCTTCTCGCCGTACTCGACCCGGATCGCATAGCTGTGCCCCTTGGTCAGCGCGATCGTCCCCGTGTGCGTCACCACGCCGTTGTCGGTCCAGTCGTTGACCAGCCGGACCCCGTTCACCCACAGGCGCATGCCACCGTCGGCCTGCGTGGTGAACGTGTACGTCGTCGTCGCGGGCGCGACCACGTGCCCGGTCCAGCGCACACCGAAGCTGTTGACGTAGAAGTCCGACCGGGGCGCGCCCGTGCCCCAGGTGAAGTTCACCGTCGCGTCGACGCGGGTGATGGCCGGCGTCCCCGAGAAGATCGTGTTCTTGAAGTACGTCCCGGTGAGGCCGTGCTTGACCGACGCGGGGGACGACGACACCGGAGCCGACGAAGAGACCACCGGGGATGACGAGGCCGGCGCCGATGAGGACTTCGCCGGGGCCGAGGAGGCCGCGGGTGCGGAGGAGGACGCCGCCGGTGCGGAGGACGCGGGCGAGGTCGACGGGCAGGTCGCGGGCGTCGAGCCCGGCGTCGACGTACTGGTCTGGCTGGCCGAGCTGTCCGAGCCCCCCGAGCCGGACGCCCCCGAGCCGCCCGAGTCCGTGACGGAGTCCGACGCCACGGAGCCGGACTCCGAGTCGGACGACGGCGGTGAGGACGACGACGGGTGGGCCGCCTCGAAGGCGTCGTACAGCGCGGTCACCACCGGATAGAGCGCGTTGGCCATCTTGATGAACCCGCAGGCCGTCGGATGGGTCAGCCCCGAGTCCATGTCGGCGGCAGTGAGGTAGTGGTTCATGTCGAAGAAGCTGACCGCGCACCCGGTCTCGGCCACGGCGGAGACGACACCGGGGATCGCGGCGTTGTAGGTGTTCACCACGCTGTCCAGCCCCGGTCGCGGGACGACGGACATGACGACGAGATGCACGTTCGGCAGGTCGACGCAGATGCGCGACACCAGGTCCTGCAGCCGGGCGGGGGCGTTCGCCATGTCGTCGTTCTGGACGATGTCGTTGGTGCCGATGTGCAGCAGGACCACGTCGGGCGTCGCCTTGGCGAGCCAGGTGTCGATCGAGGCCCGGATCTGGTCGATCCGGTATCCGCTGTGCCCCTCGTGGTCGGCGTCGAGCAGCTCTGGTGGCCCGCCGTTGAGCGAGCCGACGAAGTCGATGTCGTCGCCGTCCTCCTGGACGGTGCGCTCCCACAGCACGGTCCGATACCCGCCCGGGACGCGGTACCCGTCGGTGATCGAGTCCCCGAGCGGCATCAGCTTCATCACGGTGGCGCCCGAGGCGGTGTCCGCCGACGCGCCGGGGCCGAGCCCCAGCACCACGACGGGCGCAAGCGCGGTCAGCGCGACCGCGAGCAGCATCCGCAACGGCCTGGCGTACGTCGCAGCGCGCATGCGCTCACCCCCTGCGCCGGTACCCCAGCACCGGCGGTGCCTCGCAGCCTAGGCCCGCGGGTCACCCGTTCGGGGTAGTCCGCGCCGATCGCTCGTACGCCATCTCGCGCGTCACCGCCGCCGCGACGTCCGGGCCGAGCTCGCGCTCGACGAGCCAGCAGGCGAGGTCGAGCCCGGCGGTGACCCCGGCCGAGGTGAGCAGGTCGCCGTCGTCGACGTACCGGACGCCCTCGCGCACCATCGCGCCGGATGCGCGGAGGTCCGCCAGGGCGACCTCGTGGGTGGTCGCCGGCCGCCCGCGCGTGAGGCCGGCGGTGGCGAGCAGCATCGCGCCGGTGCAGACCGAGGCGACCCAGCGGCAGCCGGGCGCGAGCTCGGCGAGGTCGTGCGGGAGGTCGCCCTCCTGGGCCTCGTGCCACGCTCCCGTCGGCGCGCGGTCGCCCCAGCCGCCGCCGGGGACCACGATCGCGTCCGGCTGACCGTGCTCGCCGAGGCCGGAGTCGACGAGCAGGCGCAGGCCGTGGGAGGCGTGCACGACGCCGGCGCCGTACGCCCCGACCAGCGCGACCTCCCAGGGCTCGCCGTCTCGGCCGGCGACGACGTTCGCGGCGTTGCGCAGCACCTCGTACGGCCCCACCGCGTCCATCTCGTCGAACCCGTCGAAGACCACGACCTCGATGCGCATGGGGCCAGCCTGCCGTGCGGGCGCGGCGGCCGCGACGAGTTCGGGACCCCCGGGGAGCCGGCGGAGCGCGTACGGCGGGTCGCTTTGACGCCCGCCCGGGCGCCGCCGAGGATGGACGGACCCGGCGAAAGGTGCAGCCCGCGATGACGCGACGCAGGACCGTCGAGACCGTCGACGACCTCGACGGGGGCGAGGCGGAGGAGCGCGTGACGTTCGCCTTCGACGGGATCACCTACACCCTGGACCTCTCGCGAAAGAACGCGATCCGCCTGCGCAGCACCCTGCAGCCGTACGTCGCCGCGGGGCGACGTATCGGCGGCCGTCCCGCACCCCGCGCGCTGATCGCGTCGGCCCGCCGCCGCCCGACCCGGACCCGGCGGGACCCGGCGCAGACCAAGGCGATCCGGGAGTGGGCGCTGCGCCACGGCTACGACGTCTCGCCCCGCGGCAAGATCACCGACGAGATCGCCGCCGCCTTCGACGCCGCCCACTGAGCTCAGACCCCACTCGCCCCCCGGCCCCCACTGGCCCCGGCCACGTTCGAGTCCTCTCCGTTGCGACGGCCTAGGCTCGTTGAGCGGTCAACGAGCGAGGGGCGCGGCATGGACTACGGGCACGAGATGGCCTTCGGCGCGTTCGTCACGCCGTCGGCGCGCGACCCGAGGGCGGTCGTCGCCCTGGCCCGCCTCGCCGAAGGCGTCGGCTACGACCTGCTGACCTTCCAGGACCACCCGTACCAGCCGGCGTTCCTCGACACCTGGACGCTGCTGTCGTACGTCGCCGCCGCGACCGAGCGCATCACGCTGGCGCCCAACGTCGCCAGCCTGCCCCTCCGCCCACCTCTCGTGCTGGCCCGCAGCGCCGCGAGCCTGGACCTCCTCAGCGGCGGACGGGTCGAGCTCGGTGTCGGCGCCGGGGCGTTCTGGGAGGCGATCGAGGCGTCGGGAGGCCCGCGCCGGACGCCCGGCGAGGCGGTCCGCGCGCTCGAGGAGGCCATCGACGTCCTGCGCCAGGTGTGGGCCGCCGGCGACCGGGGCGGCGTACGGGTCGAGGGCCAGCACTACCGCGTGGTCGGCGCCAAGCGCGGGCCGGCCCCGGCACACGACATCGGCATCTGGGTGGGCGCCTACAAGCCAGCGATGCTGCGCCTGACCGGGCGCCTCGCCGACGGTTGGCTGCC comes from Actinomycetes bacterium and encodes:
- a CDS encoding PA14 domain-containing protein, encoding MRAATYARPLRMLLAVALTALAPVVVLGLGPGASADTASGATVMKLMPLGDSITDGYRVPGGYRTVLWERTVQEDGDDIDFVGSLNGGPPELLDADHEGHSGYRIDQIRASIDTWLAKATPDVVLLHIGTNDIVQNDDMANAPARLQDLVSRICVDLPNVHLVVMSVVPRPGLDSVVNTYNAAIPGVVSAVAETGCAVSFFDMNHYLTAADMDSGLTHPTACGFIKMANALYPVVTALYDAFEAAHPSSSSPPSSDSESGSVASDSVTDSGGSGASGSGGSDSSASQTSTSTPGSTPATCPSTSPASSAPAASSSAPAASSAPAKSSSAPASSSPVVSSSAPVSSSPASVKHGLTGTYFKNTIFSGTPAITRVDATVNFTWGTGAPRSDFYVNSFGVRWTGHVVAPATTTYTFTTQADGGMRLWVNGVRLVNDWTDNGVVTHTGTIALTKGHSYAIRVEYGEKAGNASVVLRWKGAVTVPSQVVPTGDLL
- a CDS encoding DJ-1/PfpI family protein; translated protein: MRIEVVVFDGFDEMDAVGPYEVLRNAANVVAGRDGEPWEVALVGAYGAGVVHASHGLRLLVDSGLGEHGQPDAIVVPGGGWGDRAPTGAWHEAQEGDLPHDLAELAPGCRWVASVCTGAMLLATAGLTRGRPATTHEVALADLRASGAMVREGVRYVDDGDLLTSAGVTAGLDLACWLVERELGPDVAAAVTREMAYERSARTTPNG
- a CDS encoding Lsr2 family protein encodes the protein MTRRRTVETVDDLDGGEAEERVTFAFDGITYTLDLSRKNAIRLRSTLQPYVAAGRRIGGRPAPRALIASARRRPTRTRRDPAQTKAIREWALRHGYDVSPRGKITDEIAAAFDAAH